One window of Chroococcidiopsis sp. TS-821 genomic DNA carries:
- a CDS encoding glycosyltransferase family 4 protein — MKILILLNIVSSDGGGAEWSLLDVCRGLAERGHELHCIYCKEGDLLPHYQQFCKTVTKASTYRIKNYKPSSSICFITSLLQGLHTQFDLIYANYYSQTFFGGILAQIKGIPLVCHLRSYPPQKRNFPAQIQMGLNSCTRMIAVSQAARSSYLKAGLNPQTVKVVYNGIDLERFVLSSDRDLTRQALGIPAHAFVVIYAGRITPPKNIEMLIHAFARLGLKSDQARLLITGSSFSANYNPVEGDLYQQQLIDLCQELGISDRVHWLGKRTDVPELFRAADVSVLPSLLPETFGRVIAESMACGTPAIGLRYGGIPEVLSGEFQRFQVATGDVAGLTQQLLTLKDWQKSDPTLGQRCRTYIEQHFSKERMVEEVEQVMQEAIALRPQRFRFPRSAAVHFHPWYPDSLGI, encoded by the coding sequence ATGAAAATTTTAATTCTCCTTAATATTGTCTCCTCGGATGGCGGTGGAGCCGAGTGGAGCCTTCTCGATGTTTGTCGTGGTTTGGCTGAAAGAGGACATGAACTACATTGCATCTACTGTAAAGAAGGAGATTTGCTGCCACACTATCAACAGTTTTGTAAAACAGTAACGAAAGCCTCTACCTATCGCATCAAAAACTATAAACCATCATCAAGTATTTGCTTTATTACTTCGCTTTTGCAAGGACTTCATACTCAATTCGATTTAATCTACGCTAACTACTACAGTCAAACATTTTTTGGGGGAATTTTAGCGCAAATCAAAGGTATCCCGTTGGTGTGCCATCTACGTTCATACCCGCCACAAAAACGTAACTTTCCGGCACAAATTCAGATGGGATTAAACTCCTGTACTAGAATGATCGCTGTATCCCAAGCAGCGCGTAGCTCTTATCTAAAAGCAGGGCTGAATCCTCAAACGGTCAAAGTTGTATACAACGGTATCGATTTAGAGCGGTTTGTGTTGAGTAGCGATCGCGATCTCACTCGTCAGGCGTTAGGTATTCCCGCTCATGCCTTTGTCGTAATTTATGCAGGTCGGATTACGCCGCCAAAGAATATCGAGATGCTGATTCATGCCTTTGCGCGTTTAGGTTTAAAGTCTGACCAAGCACGATTACTGATTACAGGTAGTTCTTTTTCCGCAAACTACAATCCTGTCGAAGGCGATCTGTATCAACAACAACTCATAGATTTATGCCAGGAATTAGGAATTAGCGATCGCGTTCATTGGTTAGGAAAACGTACCGACGTTCCCGAACTCTTTCGCGCTGCGGATGTGTCTGTACTGCCAAGTTTGCTCCCAGAAACTTTTGGACGAGTTATTGCCGAATCAATGGCATGCGGTACTCCAGCGATTGGCTTGCGCTACGGTGGTATTCCTGAAGTTCTTAGCGGTGAATTTCAACGCTTTCAAGTCGCAACAGGCGATGTTGCAGGTTTAACTCAGCAGCTACTTACACTTAAGGATTGGCAAAAGTCCGATCCCACGCTAGGACAACGGTGTCGCACGTATATTGAACAACATTTTTCTAAAGAAAGAATGGTTGAGGAAGTTGAACAAGTTATGCAAGAGGCGATCGCATTGCGCCCGCAGCGATTTCGTTTTCCACGTTCCGCAGCAGTACACTTCCATCCTTGGTATCCTGACAGCCTAGGAATTTAG
- a CDS encoding acyltransferase, which yields MSGIATTTWAAFWMQFAGLNGIGRITTWIATWFTPPYYARRRLARFNAKGYIAPSATIYHTQIKLGKHIFIGDRVTIFEDKKEPNIDSGSVEIADRVHLYGDTIIQTGEWGRLTIGSDTHIQPRCQFSAYRAPIQIGRGVQIAPNCAFYPYDHGIAPGELISKQPLQTKGGIVVEDDAWLGFGVIVLDGVRIGKGAVVGAGAVVSRDIPDNAIAVGVPARVVGMRSQN from the coding sequence GTGAGTGGTATTGCAACAACAACATGGGCAGCATTTTGGATGCAATTTGCAGGGCTAAATGGAATTGGACGCATCACAACTTGGATAGCAACCTGGTTTACTCCTCCCTATTATGCCCGTCGTCGCTTAGCAAGATTTAACGCTAAAGGTTATATTGCCCCTAGTGCAACGATTTATCATACGCAGATAAAACTCGGCAAACATATTTTTATTGGCGATCGCGTCACGATCTTTGAAGATAAAAAAGAACCCAATATCGATAGTGGTTCGGTTGAAATTGCCGATCGAGTTCATCTTTATGGCGATACAATCATTCAAACGGGTGAATGGGGTCGTCTCACGATTGGTTCTGATACGCACATTCAGCCCCGCTGCCAGTTTTCTGCCTACAGAGCACCAATTCAAATTGGTCGTGGCGTCCAAATCGCCCCTAACTGTGCTTTCTACCCTTATGACCACGGTATTGCACCAGGCGAACTTATTAGTAAACAACCGCTGCAAACAAAAGGAGGTATTGTTGTTGAAGACGATGCCTGGCTGGGTTTTGGTGTGATTGTCCTCGATGGCGTTCGTATTGGTAAAGGTGCTGTTGTTGGTGCAGGTGCGGTTGTGAGTCGAGATATTCCTGATAATGCGATCGCTGTAGGTGTACCCGCCCGTGTTGTTGGTATGCGCAGTCAGAATTAG
- a CDS encoding DapH/DapD/GlmU-related protein, with product MNSQNSPSVLYRKESLITALFEWIPRGTGIVLRRSVYRAIFARIGHSVRIQTGVEFIQPRHIEIGNNVNINRGAFLSSAVLTNKTQASNNKIYIGDRVHIESSVRINTAGENCSIYLHEQVNLDCGVDIKAHDRGLIEIGAKTYIGPYTCIAGPGPVKIGKNCLVASHSGIYGNNHKFADPSCSIQEQGLICKGIVVEDDCWLGTGVKVLDGVTIGKGSVIGAGAVVTKDIPPYSVAVGVPAKVISKRQLHQELLYQN from the coding sequence ATGAATAGTCAAAATTCTCCATCAGTATTATATAGAAAAGAATCCTTAATTACTGCTTTATTTGAGTGGATTCCTAGAGGAACGGGAATCGTCTTAAGGCGTTCAGTTTATCGAGCTATTTTTGCTCGCATCGGTCATTCAGTCAGGATTCAAACTGGTGTAGAATTTATCCAACCTCGTCATATTGAAATTGGTAACAATGTTAATATTAACCGTGGTGCTTTTTTAAGCAGTGCGGTTCTTACAAATAAAACGCAAGCAAGTAATAACAAAATTTACATTGGCGATCGCGTCCACATTGAGTCTAGTGTAAGAATTAATACTGCCGGCGAAAATTGCAGCATTTATCTTCACGAACAAGTCAATCTAGACTGTGGAGTAGATATTAAAGCACACGATCGCGGTTTGATCGAGATTGGCGCAAAAACTTACATAGGACCCTACACGTGTATTGCTGGTCCAGGTCCAGTCAAAATCGGTAAAAACTGTCTCGTCGCATCGCATTCAGGAATTTACGGTAATAATCATAAATTCGCCGACCCCAGTTGTAGTATTCAAGAACAAGGATTAATTTGTAAAGGAATCGTTGTCGAAGATGATTGCTGGTTAGGCACTGGAGTCAAGGTTTTAGACGGCGTCACGATTGGTAAAGGTAGTGTCATCGGTGCTGGCGCAGTCGTCACTAAAGATATTCCTCCCTATTCGGTTGCTGTGGGCGTTCCTGCAAAAGTTATTTCAAAACGGCAGTTACATCAAGAATTGTTGTACCAAAATTAG
- a CDS encoding FAD-dependent oxidoreductase, translated as MIVDALAVPENTLIEKDVCIVGAGAAGITIARELRNQPYEVCILESGGFDFDQATQSLYDGTNVGLSYFPLSEARARYLGGSTNLWGGWSRPFDEIDFEKRSWVPYSGWPITRSELMPYYHRAQQACHLGAFAYDFSSWEATLKQLQCDRLPLNESQVETCIWQVIPPTHLRFGEAYRAELEQAKNISTYLHANVVEIETNDTAKAVTRLQVASIDGKKFWVKAKVFILAVGGIENPRLLLLANKVQSCGLGNQYDLVGRFFMEHPLLKSGKVQFSQPAALYTQKIIQAGELYMGAGFNLPQAVQEREQLLNFSTRLLPVRNEGLEAFQRLRHRIPQAKTPEAFPKIVQGHRYRNNTSIVSDLGKVVTHFDSVVAKIYTKLLKSNAVQEPQAYNTLMIGEQAPNPDSRVMLSRDRDRLGLNRVTLDWRLTSLDKYTIQRSQQLVAQELARSGVGQLQLELTDNDASWQSLTSSYHHMGTTRMSTNPREGVVDENCRIHGMSNLYVAGSSVFPTGGHSNPTLTIVALSIRLADRIKAQMSSSQTINAMVGSST; from the coding sequence ATGATCGTAGATGCATTAGCGGTACCCGAAAACACACTTATCGAAAAAGACGTTTGTATAGTTGGTGCAGGAGCCGCAGGAATTACTATTGCACGAGAATTACGCAATCAACCTTATGAAGTCTGCATTTTAGAAAGTGGTGGATTCGACTTCGACCAAGCAACGCAATCGCTATACGACGGTACGAACGTTGGTCTTTCCTATTTTCCTCTAAGCGAGGCACGGGCGCGCTATCTGGGCGGTTCGACGAACTTGTGGGGGGGGTGGAGTCGCCCATTTGATGAAATTGACTTTGAAAAACGCTCGTGGGTGCCTTATAGTGGCTGGCCGATAACACGCTCTGAGTTAATGCCATACTACCACCGCGCGCAGCAAGCTTGTCATCTGGGAGCTTTTGCTTACGATTTCTCATCCTGGGAAGCAACTTTAAAGCAACTACAATGCGATCGCCTACCTTTGAACGAGTCCCAAGTCGAAACTTGCATTTGGCAAGTGATCCCACCGACGCACCTGCGCTTTGGCGAAGCATACCGAGCCGAACTCGAACAAGCAAAAAATATTTCTACCTATCTTCACGCCAATGTTGTCGAAATCGAAACTAACGATACTGCCAAAGCTGTCACTCGCCTACAAGTTGCCAGCATAGATGGTAAGAAGTTTTGGGTAAAAGCAAAAGTCTTTATTCTGGCTGTTGGCGGTATTGAAAATCCCCGTTTACTGTTGCTGGCAAACAAAGTGCAAAGCTGCGGACTAGGCAATCAGTACGACCTTGTGGGTAGATTCTTTATGGAACACCCTTTGCTGAAATCTGGTAAGGTACAGTTTTCGCAACCAGCTGCGCTGTACACTCAAAAAATTATTCAAGCTGGCGAGTTATACATGGGCGCAGGGTTCAACCTTCCCCAAGCCGTGCAAGAACGCGAACAACTACTGAATTTCAGTACAAGACTTTTACCTGTGCGCAATGAGGGGTTAGAAGCTTTTCAACGACTAAGACATCGCATTCCGCAAGCGAAGACACCTGAGGCTTTCCCCAAGATAGTGCAGGGACATCGCTACCGCAATAACACTTCGATTGTGAGTGATTTGGGTAAAGTCGTAACGCATTTTGATAGCGTTGTTGCAAAAATCTATACCAAATTGCTGAAATCCAATGCGGTGCAGGAACCGCAAGCTTACAACACGCTGATGATTGGCGAGCAAGCGCCTAACCCAGATAGCCGAGTCATGTTGAGTCGCGATCGCGATCGCTTAGGACTGAATCGCGTCACACTCGACTGGCGCTTAACTTCACTCGATAAGTACACAATACAGCGATCGCAGCAACTTGTCGCGCAAGAACTAGCGCGTTCTGGAGTCGGTCAACTGCAACTTGAGCTTACTGATAATGATGCCTCGTGGCAATCGCTAACGAGTTCCTACCACCACATGGGAACAACGCGGATGAGCACAAATCCCCGCGAAGGCGTTGTTGACGAAAACTGTCGCATTCATGGAATGAGCAATTTATACGTAGCTGGTAGTTCCGTTTTCCCGACTGGAGGACATTCAAACCCAACATTGACAATTGTTGCTTTATCAATTCGATTAGCAGATCGTATCAAAGCACAGATGAGTTCTTCTCAGACGATTAATGCCATGGTTGGTAGCAGCACATAA
- a CDS encoding beta-1,6-N-acetylglucosaminyltransferase, giving the protein MICYFIQSHKNPEQILRLVRVIKQSSPHSQVLINHDFSTSYLDLSSLGHYSGIDLIKRKKPAKRGDASLLMMYLEAVDWLLTNRPNFEWLVCLSGQDYPTQPISTIEKFLSQTEYDGFIRYWDVLSPESLWGKAGEKRFFGQYVSLPEWTSWFLRKLGRIEPFTPLLVQWRFSLLGLKARSHPFNEQFKCYGGWYWHTLSKKCVKYLREYLNEHPELFKYYQKTLAPEESIVQTVLVNSQKFNLCNDDKRYVEFPADIRSGNARLLTTEDYPQITCGDFHFARKIDSQYDRQLLDMLDERILYCMINS; this is encoded by the coding sequence ATGATTTGCTACTTTATTCAAAGCCACAAAAACCCCGAACAAATCCTGCGACTTGTACGAGTGATTAAACAATCAAGTCCTCACTCTCAAGTTTTAATTAACCATGACTTTAGTACTTCCTATCTCGATTTATCTAGTCTTGGTCATTACTCAGGAATTGACTTAATCAAACGCAAAAAACCTGCCAAACGCGGTGATGCATCATTACTAATGATGTATCTTGAAGCAGTAGATTGGTTACTAACTAACCGCCCAAATTTTGAGTGGCTTGTTTGTCTTTCCGGTCAAGATTATCCTACACAACCAATATCTACAATTGAGAAATTTTTATCTCAAACTGAATACGATGGTTTTATTCGCTATTGGGATGTTCTTTCACCTGAAAGTCTCTGGGGAAAAGCAGGAGAAAAACGCTTTTTTGGGCAGTACGTTAGCCTTCCAGAGTGGACAAGTTGGTTTCTCAGAAAACTAGGAAGAATTGAACCTTTTACACCACTTTTAGTTCAGTGGCGGTTTTCTCTTTTGGGGCTAAAAGCAAGGTCTCACCCTTTTAATGAGCAATTCAAATGCTATGGTGGATGGTATTGGCACACGCTATCAAAAAAATGTGTTAAATATCTCAGAGAGTATCTAAACGAGCATCCTGAACTTTTCAAATACTATCAAAAAACTCTAGCTCCCGAAGAATCGATCGTCCAAACTGTTTTGGTAAATAGCCAGAAGTTTAACTTGTGTAATGATGATAAGCGTTATGTAGAGTTTCCTGCGGATATTCGCAGTGGTAATGCTCGGTTACTAACAACAGAAGATTATCCTCAAATTACTTGTGGCGATTTTCATTTTGCTAGGAAGATTGACAGTCAATACGATCGTCAACTGTTAGATATGCTTGACGAACGAATCCTTTATTGTATGATAAATAGCTAA
- a CDS encoding glycosyltransferase produces the protein MRILFIVGSFPALSETFILNQITGLIDRGHEVDIYSLNRPENTSKVHPDVESYRLLERTYYAPERAKNSSLRLLQACGLLLASGCKHPIGLMRSLSLFKYKKHLKPIEWFHFMVPFLGNPSYDIIHCQFGMYALKGMLLRDIGAIKGKLVTSFRGFDISWYVQEYGEQVYSELFKKGDFFLSNCEYFRQRAIKFGCNPQKIVVLGSGINCERFFFKPRFPDNRKIRLATTGRLVEKKGMAYSIRAVAKLAKSHPNIDIEYNIIGDGVLKTDLQNLIQELNIGHIVKLLGWKNQQEIIEILDQSHIFVATSVTAKDGNQDAPVNTLKEAMAMGLPVIGTIHGGIPELIEDGISGFLVPERDVEALAEKIAYLCEHPEVWQQMGQAGRAYVKQHYDTNKLNDRLVQIYEQILTNEDNSTVNPNLQEAIA, from the coding sequence ATGCGAATACTATTCATTGTGGGGTCATTTCCTGCTTTGTCAGAAACTTTTATTCTGAATCAAATTACAGGATTGATCGATCGGGGACACGAAGTTGATATTTATTCACTCAACAGACCAGAAAATACTTCTAAGGTTCATCCCGATGTGGAGAGCTATCGCCTTCTTGAACGAACCTACTATGCCCCCGAACGAGCTAAAAATTCCTCATTACGGTTACTTCAAGCTTGTGGATTACTATTAGCTAGTGGCTGCAAGCATCCGATAGGATTGATGCGATCGCTTAGTCTTTTCAAATACAAAAAGCACCTAAAACCAATTGAATGGTTTCACTTCATGGTGCCCTTTTTAGGCAATCCCTCCTACGATATTATCCACTGTCAGTTTGGGATGTATGCCCTTAAGGGTATGTTGCTCCGCGATATTGGTGCTATCAAAGGTAAGTTAGTGACATCATTTCGCGGCTTTGATATTAGTTGGTATGTCCAAGAATACGGAGAGCAAGTTTATAGCGAACTCTTCAAAAAAGGAGACTTTTTCTTATCAAATTGCGAATATTTTAGGCAAAGAGCTATTAAATTTGGTTGCAATCCTCAAAAAATTGTCGTGCTCGGGTCAGGAATCAACTGCGAACGATTTTTCTTTAAACCCCGTTTTCCTGATAATAGGAAAATTCGCCTCGCTACAACTGGTCGTCTTGTAGAAAAAAAAGGAATGGCTTACAGTATTCGTGCTGTAGCTAAGCTAGCCAAAAGTCATCCCAATATTGATATTGAGTACAACATTATTGGTGATGGAGTTTTAAAAACCGATTTGCAGAACCTTATTCAAGAACTGAATATTGGTCACATAGTTAAGCTATTAGGTTGGAAAAATCAGCAAGAAATTATTGAAATTCTCGATCAATCGCATATTTTTGTTGCTACTAGCGTAACAGCAAAAGATGGCAATCAAGATGCTCCAGTTAACACGCTAAAAGAAGCAATGGCTATGGGTTTACCTGTTATTGGTACTATCCATGGTGGCATCCCTGAGTTAATTGAAGATGGTATTTCTGGTTTTTTAGTGCCAGAACGCGATGTTGAGGCTTTAGCGGAAAAGATAGCTTATCTTTGCGAACATCCAGAAGTTTGGCAACAAATGGGTCAAGCTGGTCGAGCCTATGTAAAACAACACTACGACACCAACAAGCTTAACGATCGGCTAGTCCAAATCTACGAACAAATTCTGACTAATGAGGACAACAGTACCGTTAATCCAAATTTACAAGAGGCTATTGCCTAA
- a CDS encoding alpha/beta hydrolase, with translation MLLIFLNFWHIKRQLRIPPSIIYQQDIEFTQNQARALKMDILYPKSATSMPVLVWIHGGAWRTGDKKDGFKHLVPFARQGFFCASIEYRLSHEAIFPAQIEDCKSAIRFLRAHAQEFQIDSQRIGVWGVSAGGHLAALLGTTHHIPEFEGNGGWQGYSSRVQAVCDWFGPTDFLRINDFPRNIDFTPANSPEAALIGGIVAENQDKAAKANPITFVSKEAPPFLIVHGDKDLLVPLNQSQLLFDALKKAEVEVTLEVIKNGRHGNKKHFGSRLLYKKMERFFKKHLTARIPS, from the coding sequence ATGTTGCTGATCTTCTTAAACTTTTGGCACATCAAACGACAGCTACGAATTCCACCAAGCATCATTTATCAGCAGGATATTGAATTTACTCAGAATCAAGCGCGCGCGCTCAAAATGGATATTTTGTATCCAAAATCCGCAACGTCAATGCCTGTATTAGTTTGGATTCATGGTGGTGCTTGGCGGACAGGTGATAAAAAAGACGGATTCAAGCATTTAGTTCCCTTTGCCCGCCAGGGCTTTTTTTGTGCCAGTATTGAATATCGTTTGAGCCATGAAGCCATCTTTCCGGCTCAAATTGAAGATTGTAAAAGTGCCATTCGCTTTCTTCGCGCTCACGCGCAAGAGTTTCAAATCGATTCGCAACGCATTGGTGTTTGGGGAGTTTCTGCTGGCGGACATCTCGCTGCGCTATTAGGAACAACACATCACATTCCAGAGTTTGAAGGTAACGGAGGTTGGCAAGGTTATTCTAGCCGCGTACAAGCCGTTTGTGATTGGTTTGGTCCAACTGATTTTTTGAGAATCAATGACTTTCCTCGTAACATTGACTTTACTCCTGCAAACTCGCCAGAAGCAGCGCTAATTGGCGGAATTGTTGCAGAAAATCAAGATAAAGCCGCAAAAGCAAACCCAATTACTTTCGTCAGTAAAGAGGCTCCTCCTTTTTTAATTGTGCATGGAGATAAGGATTTATTAGTACCGCTCAACCAAAGTCAATTACTCTTTGATGCTTTGAAAAAAGCCGAGGTTGAAGTAACACTTGAAGTTATTAAAAATGGCAGACACGGAAATAAAAAGCATTTCGGCTCGCGCCTTCTCTATAAAAAAATGGAGAGATTTTTTAAAAAGCACCTGACTGCTCGTATCCCTAGTTAA
- a CDS encoding glycosyltransferase family 4 protein gives MKVLHLWTSDSGKLGGGGAVSMHRLHTGLRAAGVDSQILCENKTTDSPYVQVLERWEQWETAGTYLKKLTSRLGLNDIHRVSSFKIKQHPAYIDTEILHFHGTHSGFINYLALPYLTANKPAVFTLCDMWAFTGHCAFSYDCDRWKIGCGKCPYPDSNPYIRRDGTRIEWKLKQWIYNHSNITFVTKSKWLTQVAQQSLLNRHPIYEIPNGIDTEIYQPLDREQCRAQLGIPQDKNVLMFAAVRLDHFQKGGDLLLKALQSLPASLKAKTVLVIIGHGGDAIAETVGMPTLNLGYVSDDRQKAVCYSAADLFLFPTRAETFGNVALESMACGTPVVSFKVGGVPDLVRHGITGYLATAEDAQDFSQGIAQLLAERSSHSMSQQCRAIASQEYSIELCAQRHLQLYNHILAHSSVTSQQRVAFSS, from the coding sequence GTGAAAGTTCTGCATTTGTGGACGAGTGATTCGGGTAAGCTGGGAGGAGGTGGCGCAGTGTCAATGCATCGCCTCCATACTGGGCTAAGAGCCGCTGGCGTTGATTCTCAAATTTTGTGTGAAAACAAAACAACTGACTCGCCTTACGTGCAAGTCCTCGAACGTTGGGAACAGTGGGAAACCGCTGGAACGTACCTCAAAAAATTGACCTCAAGACTAGGATTAAACGATATCCACCGCGTTAGTTCCTTCAAAATCAAACAGCATCCTGCTTATATCGACACTGAAATCCTGCATTTTCACGGTACGCACAGCGGTTTTATTAATTATCTAGCACTGCCGTATTTAACTGCAAATAAACCTGCGGTGTTTACGTTGTGCGATATGTGGGCATTTACAGGACACTGTGCGTTTAGTTACGACTGCGATCGCTGGAAAATTGGTTGTGGCAAATGTCCTTATCCTGACTCGAATCCATATATCCGCCGCGACGGTACGCGCATCGAGTGGAAACTCAAACAATGGATCTACAACCACTCCAACATCACATTTGTTACCAAGAGCAAGTGGTTAACTCAAGTTGCGCAGCAAAGTCTACTCAACCGTCATCCAATTTATGAGATTCCGAATGGTATTGATACGGAAATCTATCAACCGTTGGATCGCGAACAATGTCGCGCCCAGCTAGGAATTCCCCAAGATAAAAATGTCCTGATGTTCGCGGCGGTGCGGTTGGATCACTTTCAAAAAGGCGGCGATCTGTTGCTGAAAGCTTTACAAAGCCTCCCTGCATCGCTCAAAGCCAAGACAGTATTGGTGATTATCGGTCATGGCGGTGATGCGATCGCCGAAACCGTAGGAATGCCAACTCTTAATCTTGGTTATGTGAGCGACGATCGCCAAAAAGCCGTTTGTTATTCAGCGGCTGACTTGTTTTTGTTTCCTACCCGCGCTGAAACTTTTGGTAACGTAGCGTTAGAAAGTATGGCGTGCGGTACGCCAGTTGTTTCCTTTAAAGTGGGTGGCGTTCCCGATCTCGTGCGACATGGTATCACAGGATACCTTGCTACAGCCGAAGATGCTCAAGACTTTAGTCAGGGTATTGCGCAACTCCTCGCGGAGCGATCTTCTCATTCCATGAGTCAACAATGTCGGGCGATCGCATCTCAAGAATACTCGATCGAGCTATGCGCGCAACGCCATCTTCAGTTATACAACCACATTCTTGCACATTCGTCAGTCACTTCGCAGCAACGTGTTGCTTTTAGTTCATAA
- the hepA gene encoding heterocyst formation ABC transporter subunit HepA, producing the protein MPVKIPAPIHRILRTTSFWRDNSFLFREFKYFGRAAIFAFTFTILAAAFEGFGIGFILTFLQSLTHPDSAQLQTGIEWVDTVILGVNAPVNERLFRISGLILLTTFLRLGFSYLGKLYTRISASNLAYRLRRLLFEQLISLRISYFAKKRSGEIINSLTAEVIHLQHAFDVSSTLLTKTVTLWVYVISMFLLSWQLTLVSGMLFSLLSVGISTLLGRIREASFEKSKASGKYTSVALELVNGIRTVHAFAAEDFERKRFYSANQNLLDATLRSVSAQALVEPLREGIATSILIGMLVVAVTTLIPQGYLELASLLTFLFVLFRMMPTLRQIDSARVQMSGLHGSLRDIKELLRKDDKAYTRNGKVQFTHLNRAIEYVAVDFGYDPQEPVLHNISLSIKKGEMTALVGSSGAGKSTLADLIPRFYDPTAGQILVDGVDLREFEINSLRRKLAVVSQDTFIFNTSVRNNIAYALEDADEEAIWEAARLANALDFIQELPQGFDTQLGDRGVRLSGGQRQRIAIARALLRNPEILILDEATSALDSVSERLIQESLEKLAVGRTVIAIAHRLSTIVRADKVVVLEGGRIVEQGGYQELLSQRGKLWKYHQLQHEMSRAS; encoded by the coding sequence ATGCCTGTTAAAATTCCTGCACCAATTCACCGTATTCTCAGAACTACAAGCTTTTGGCGAGATAACTCTTTTCTGTTTAGAGAGTTTAAGTATTTTGGTCGAGCGGCAATCTTTGCGTTTACATTTACTATCCTAGCGGCAGCTTTTGAAGGATTTGGCATTGGTTTTATCCTCACTTTTCTGCAAAGTCTGACACATCCCGATAGCGCCCAGCTACAGACAGGAATAGAGTGGGTTGATACAGTTATTCTGGGCGTGAATGCTCCTGTCAACGAAAGACTCTTTCGGATTTCTGGTCTTATTCTCTTAACCACGTTCTTACGCTTAGGCTTCAGTTACTTAGGTAAACTTTATACCAGAATTTCTGCTTCTAATTTGGCGTATCGCTTACGACGACTTCTCTTTGAACAGTTAATTTCGCTGCGGATCAGTTACTTCGCTAAAAAACGTTCCGGAGAAATCATCAATAGCCTCACCGCAGAAGTTATTCATTTACAACACGCTTTTGATGTCAGTTCTACGCTGCTGACTAAAACGGTAACGCTTTGGGTGTACGTAATCTCAATGTTTTTATTATCCTGGCAGCTAACTTTAGTGTCAGGTATGCTATTTAGCTTGCTATCTGTGGGCATATCGACGCTATTAGGACGCATTCGAGAAGCCAGTTTTGAAAAATCCAAAGCAAGCGGTAAGTACACCTCCGTAGCACTTGAATTAGTCAACGGTATTCGCACTGTTCATGCCTTTGCAGCCGAAGATTTTGAACGCAAACGCTTTTATAGTGCTAATCAAAATCTATTAGATGCAACGCTGCGTTCTGTATCCGCACAAGCACTTGTAGAACCTCTTAGAGAAGGAATTGCAACATCAATTCTGATTGGCATGTTAGTGGTAGCAGTGACCACTTTAATTCCACAAGGTTATCTAGAATTAGCTTCTTTATTGACTTTCTTATTTGTGCTGTTCCGCATGATGCCAACTTTACGCCAAATCGACTCGGCTAGAGTGCAAATGAGTGGTCTGCATGGTTCGCTCCGAGACATCAAAGAATTACTGCGCAAAGATGACAAAGCTTATACGCGCAATGGCAAAGTTCAGTTTACCCACTTGAATCGAGCAATTGAGTACGTTGCAGTCGATTTTGGTTACGATCCTCAAGAACCTGTTTTGCACAACATTTCACTTTCAATTAAAAAAGGTGAAATGACAGCCTTGGTAGGCTCTTCGGGTGCCGGTAAATCAACGTTAGCTGACTTAATTCCAAGATTTTATGACCCTACTGCTGGTCAGATTCTCGTTGATGGCGTTGATTTACGCGAATTTGAAATTAACTCACTGCGGCGTAAGTTAGCCGTTGTCAGTCAAGACACGTTTATCTTCAATACTTCGGTACGTAACAATATAGCCTATGCACTTGAAGACGCTGACGAAGAGGCGATTTGGGAGGCGGCACGTTTAGCAAATGCATTAGACTTTATTCAAGAATTACCTCAAGGTTTTGATACGCAGTTAGGCGATCGCGGCGTGCGGTTATCTGGCGGACAAAGACAACGAATCGCGATCGCGCGGGCATTGTTACGCAATCCAGAAATTCTTATTCTTGATGAAGCAACCAGCGCGTTAGATTCTGTCTCTGAGCGCTTAATTCAAGAATCTTTAGAAAAACTTGCCGTTGGTCGTACCGTAATTGCGATCGCACACCGCCTTTCCACAATCGTGCGTGCGGATAAAGTTGTTGTTCTTGAAGGCGGACGGATTGTAGAACAAGGAGGCTATCAAGAGTTACTGAGTCAGCGTGGTAAACTATGGAAGTATCATCAGCTACAACATGAAATGAGTCGCGCGTCGTAA